The following nucleotide sequence is from Candidatus Alcyoniella australis.
TGATCCCCCAGGTTCTGCTGGTTTTCGACCGCAGTAACAAGACGATCAAGGTGATTTGCGTGGCGCACGTCAACGGCGACCCGCAGGCCGCATACCAGCGCGCCGCGGCCAAGGTCGGCCAGGTGGTGCGCATGCTGCAAACCCACACGGTCAAGCGGCCGCTGGAGCCGTTGGAGATCGAGACCGGACAACAGATCGACAGCACCATGCGCCCCGAGCAATACATGGCGGCCGTCGAACGCTGCAAGGAGTACATCCGGGCGGGCGACATCCTGCAGGTCGTGCTCTCCCAGCGCTTCTCAACGGAGTTCGCGGGAGACCCGTTCGATCTTTACCGGCGCCTGCGGATGGTCAATCCCTCGCCGTACATGTTCTACCTCGATCTGGACGGCATGCAGTTGGTCGGCTCCTCCCCCGAGACCCACGTCAAGGTCGTGGGGCGCAAGGCCACGGTGCGGCCGATCGCGGGCACGCGTAAACGCGGCAAAACCGCGGGCGAGGATCGGGAGCTGGCCATCGACCTGCTCAGCGATGAGAAAGAGGGGGCCGAGCACATCATGTTGGTGGACCTGGGACGCAACGACCTGGGCCGCATCTGCCAGCCGGGCACGGTCGAGGTCACGCAGCTGCGTAAGGTGGAGCACTACTCCCACGTGATGCACATGGTCTCCAGCGTGGAGGGACTGCTCTCGGCGGACCAGGACGCGTTCGACGCGATCCGCGCCACGTTCCCGGCCGGGACGGTCAGCGGCGCGCCGAAGATCAGGGCGATGGAGATCATCGACGAATTGGAGACGACCAAGCGCGGCCCCTACTCCGGGATCGTCGGTTACTTCAGCTTCGACGGCAACCTGGATAGCTGCATCACGATCCGCACGGCCCTGGTGCGCGACGGCCGTTTGCACGTGCAGGCCGGCGCCGGGATCGTGGCCGACTCCCAGCCTGAGCTGGAGCACGAGGAGACGCGCAACAAGGCCCGCGCGGTATTCGCCGCACTGGGCCTGGAATGGAGCGGCCGATGATTGCGGTGATCGATAATTACGACTCGTTCGTCTACAACCTGGTGCAACTGTTCCGCAGCATCGGCTCGGAGGTGCGCGTATTTCGCAACGATGCGCTGAGCGTTGAACAACTGCGCGACATGAACCCCTCGCAGATCGTGATCTCGCCCGGGCCCTGCACGCCGGATCAGGCGGGGATCAGCGTCGATGTGATCCGCAAGCTGGGTCCGCAGATCCCGATCCTCGGCGTCTGTCTGGGGCACGAGGCCATGGGCGCGGCTTTCGGCGCGCGACTGATGCGCAGCCACGAGATCGTTCACGGCAAAAGCTCGGAGGTCAAACACGACGGCCGCTCCCTGTTCCAGGGGCTGGACTCGCCGATGACCGTGGGCCGCTACCACTCGCTGGAGCTCGACCCAGATACGATTCCCGACGAGCTGGAGGTCAGCGCCTGGACCGGCGACGGCAGCGTAATGGCCGTGCGCCATCGTCGCTATCCGCTGGAGGGGGTGCAGTTTCACCCGGAGTCGGTACTCACTCCCCAGGGGCGCTGGCTGTGCGAAAACTTCCTGCACGGCGGCAGGCCGCGCACCACGTTGAAAGCGGCGATCGGCAGGGTCGTGGACGGCCGCGACTTGGCGCGCCCCGAGGCTGAGGACGTGATGAAGCAGATCCTCTCCGGCGCGGCCACCCCGGCCCAAATCGCGGCGCTGATCATCGCACTGCGTCTCAAGGGCGAGACCGTGGAGGAGGTGGCGGGCTGCGCCAAAGTGATGCGCGAGTTCGCCGCTCCGTTGCGCGCGCCCGCAGTCCCGCTGCTGGACACCTGCGGCACGGGAGGCGATGGCGGCAACACCTTCAACATCTCCACAGCCGCCGCCTTTGTGGCGGCGGGCGCGGGCTGCAAAGTGGCCAAGCACGGCAACCGCGCGGTGAGCAGCCGCTGCGGCAGCGCGGACGTGCTGCTGGAACTGGGCGTGAACATCAACTGCGGCCGGG
It contains:
- the trpE gene encoding anthranilate synthase component I, with translation MIKPSLQGFIERAQRGNLIPVYQEILADLETPISAYLALSRGAYGFLLESVEGGTNVGRYSFLGFEPTTIFSSKGEQIEIRRGRDVEQRRGNPLDALRELMSDYRPVVDEGMPPFIGGAVGYLAYDLVRHFERLPDALPDDMGLPDCLLLIPQVLLVFDRSNKTIKVICVAHVNGDPQAAYQRAAAKVGQVVRMLQTHTVKRPLEPLEIETGQQIDSTMRPEQYMAAVERCKEYIRAGDILQVVLSQRFSTEFAGDPFDLYRRLRMVNPSPYMFYLDLDGMQLVGSSPETHVKVVGRKATVRPIAGTRKRGKTAGEDRELAIDLLSDEKEGAEHIMLVDLGRNDLGRICQPGTVEVTQLRKVEHYSHVMHMVSSVEGLLSADQDAFDAIRATFPAGTVSGAPKIRAMEIIDELETTKRGPYSGIVGYFSFDGNLDSCITIRTALVRDGRLHVQAGAGIVADSQPELEHEETRNKARAVFAALGLEWSGR
- a CDS encoding bifunctional anthranilate synthase component II/anthranilate phosphoribosyltransferase, whose amino-acid sequence is MIAVIDNYDSFVYNLVQLFRSIGSEVRVFRNDALSVEQLRDMNPSQIVISPGPCTPDQAGISVDVIRKLGPQIPILGVCLGHEAMGAAFGARLMRSHEIVHGKSSEVKHDGRSLFQGLDSPMTVGRYHSLELDPDTIPDELEVSAWTGDGSVMAVRHRRYPLEGVQFHPESVLTPQGRWLCENFLHGGRPRTTLKAAIGRVVDGRDLARPEAEDVMKQILSGAATPAQIAALIIALRLKGETVEEVAGCAKVMREFAAPLRAPAVPLLDTCGTGGDGGNTFNISTAAAFVAAGAGCKVAKHGNRAVSSRCGSADVLLELGVNINCGRELTERALDEAGIAFLFAPAFHAAMKHAIGPRREIGVRTLFNILGPLTNPAGATRQLIGVYDPRLTKLVAGVLAELGSERALVVHGADGLDEITLSGSTRVTELKNGRIETFEIKPSDFGLEPCSASEMAGGVPRTNASILRSILEGRRGPTRDVVLLNAGAALACAGQADDLQQGIAMARESIDSGRARIALDRLVEITNG